From the Oleiphilus messinensis genome, one window contains:
- the trhO gene encoding oxygen-dependent tRNA uridine(34) hydroxylase TrhO — protein MSQENTTQMPFVVCALYKFVHLENFEALREPLFLTMEELGIKGTLLLANEGINGTVAGSRSSVDALLHWLQQDERLNPISYKESFSEEQPFNRTKVKLKKEIVTLGVEGIDPRKVVGTYVSPRDWNNLISDPDVVVVDTRNDYEVEIGTFKNAINPKTETFREFPDYVKQNLSPEKHKKVAMFCTGGIRCEKSTAYLKEQGFDEVYHLEGGILKYLEEVPAEESLWEGECFVFDGRIAVNHQLEKGIYDQCNACRLPILEADKQSEHYEEGVSCPRCFGKHSDQQIARFRERQKQVQLATKRGEQHVGSEVAKVIEQRRIQKKQDKQRQQEHVDS, from the coding sequence ATGTCCCAGGAAAATACAACACAGATGCCTTTTGTCGTTTGTGCGCTCTATAAATTTGTCCATCTCGAAAACTTTGAAGCTCTGCGTGAACCGCTGTTCCTGACCATGGAAGAGCTCGGGATCAAAGGCACCCTGCTCCTCGCTAACGAAGGGATAAATGGCACCGTTGCCGGATCTCGCTCCAGCGTTGATGCCTTGTTGCACTGGTTGCAACAGGATGAACGCTTGAATCCGATCAGCTATAAAGAGTCGTTCTCGGAAGAGCAGCCATTCAATCGCACCAAAGTGAAATTGAAAAAAGAAATTGTCACCCTCGGCGTTGAAGGTATCGATCCCCGTAAAGTCGTCGGTACTTACGTCAGTCCTCGGGATTGGAATAATTTAATTTCCGACCCTGATGTTGTTGTCGTGGACACTCGCAACGATTACGAAGTCGAGATCGGCACCTTCAAAAATGCAATCAACCCGAAAACGGAAACATTCAGGGAATTTCCGGATTATGTGAAGCAAAACCTGAGTCCCGAGAAGCACAAAAAAGTTGCCATGTTTTGTACCGGCGGTATCCGTTGTGAAAAATCCACGGCCTACCTCAAAGAGCAAGGTTTCGACGAGGTATACCATCTTGAAGGCGGTATCCTGAAATATCTGGAAGAGGTTCCGGCTGAAGAAAGCCTTTGGGAAGGTGAATGCTTCGTATTCGACGGCCGCATTGCAGTGAATCATCAGCTGGAAAAAGGGATTTACGACCAATGCAACGCCTGCCGATTACCCATTCTGGAAGCCGATAAACAAAGTGAACATTATGAAGAAGGCGTAAGTTGTCCACGTTGTTTCGGCAAACACAGTGACCAGCAAATCGCACGCTTCCGCGAGCGCCAGAAACAAGTTCAACTCGCAACGAAGCGTGGGGAACAACATGTTGGCTCAGAAGTGGCCAAGGTTATTGAGCAGCGCCGTATTCAAAAGAAACAGGACAAGCAGCGCCAGCAAGAACACGTCGATTCGTGA
- a CDS encoding IS3 family transposase (programmed frameshift), with the protein MAVRKKYSKEFKLDAISLVIDQGYSKAEAARNLGINPNVLGRWIKEHENDDGHAFRGNGKLTPEQEELRRLREENKRLKMERDILKKGGHLFCHGSKVKYAFITQHKKVWPVGIMCQQLGVTRSGYYSYLQRQDNKPDDPTHSEMIEWIQDIAKSSDDTYGYRRMKTALNVLGYPVGRNKTRKLMKEAGIKVKHKKKYKVTTNSNHKQPVFDNLLDREFAVEQPDQVYASDITYVWTQEGWLYLAVVIDLYSRKVVGWNMSSRMKAQMVCDALKMAVWQRRPEAGLIHHSDRGSQYASRDFRKLLKLHGFKGSMSKKGDCWDNAVVESFFGTLKQERVQWKSYQTRAEAQRDILEYISVFYNNERLHSYLDYRSPVQFEKEMVELRKVA; encoded by the exons ATGGCTGTAAGAAAGAAGTACTCAAAAGAATTTAAATTAGATGCGATTAGCTTGGTAATAGATCAAGGCTATTCGAAGGCAGAAGCGGCAAGAAATCTTGGCATTAATCCAAATGTGCTTGGACGTTGGATTAAAGAGCATGAAAATGATGACGGTCATGCGTTTCGTGGAAATGGAAAACTGACGCCTGAGCAGGAAGAGCTTCGTCGTTTGCGAGAAGAAAACAAACGACTAAAGATGGAGCGCGATATATTAAAAAAAG GCGGCCACCTTTTTTGCCACGGAAGCAAAGTAAAATACGCTTTCATCACCCAGCATAAAAAGGTGTGGCCCGTTGGCATTATGTGCCAGCAATTGGGTGTAACGCGCTCAGGCTATTACAGCTATTTACAGCGTCAAGACAATAAACCTGATGATCCGACTCATTCGGAGATGATTGAGTGGATACAAGATATAGCCAAATCAAGTGATGATACCTATGGCTATCGCAGGATGAAAACAGCATTAAATGTTTTGGGTTACCCGGTTGGCCGGAACAAAACCAGAAAACTGATGAAAGAAGCGGGAATAAAAGTCAAACACAAGAAGAAATACAAAGTAACGACAAACAGCAACCATAAGCAGCCGGTTTTCGATAATCTTCTCGATCGTGAGTTTGCTGTTGAGCAGCCTGACCAGGTCTATGCGTCCGATATCACATACGTCTGGACACAGGAAGGTTGGTTGTATTTAGCGGTAGTGATAGATCTTTACTCTAGAAAAGTAGTTGGATGGAATATGAGCTCACGCATGAAAGCGCAAATGGTTTGTGATGCGCTCAAAATGGCAGTTTGGCAGCGTCGCCCTGAAGCTGGGCTAATACACCACTCTGATCGCGGCTCACAGTATGCCAGCAGGGATTTTAGAAAACTTCTTAAACTACATGGTTTTAAAGGCAGCATGAGTAAGAAGGGTGACTGCTGGGATAATGCCGTCGTTGAAAGTTTCTTTGGCACTTTAAAGCAGGAGCGAGTTCAGTGGAAAAGCTATCAAACAAGAGCTGAAGCTCAGCGGGACATCCTGGAATATATTTCTGTGTTTTATAACAATGAGCGGCTGCATTCGTACCTCGATTACAGAAGTCCGGTACAGTTTGAAAAAGAAATGGTTGAATTAAGAAAAGTAGCTTAA
- a CDS encoding alpha/beta fold hydrolase, translating to MEQQSATFQVPNGTLTFDVTGNGPVLVCLPGWPFNRQTYRNLIPHLSKHYTCINIDTLGLGESTWNAQTDFSIPSQAQAIVQLLQHLNVKAFRILAFNSAGVIARYIAAEKTDGVQQLLLMNTDIPGQRPPWLPLYRFLFSLPGGRHLLNNPIAKHFVLPSPLMLGLAFEDLQQIDPDFYHLILRPMLTDSRCFKGLGLYMKGFSYELMDRFTVPGGVHEKIKAPTHLIWGENDPTFPLSHARSMTKTLPAFKSLDVIPGARLLVHEEKPEAVLERLQARLAEIPHSDLQNSTDTAAA from the coding sequence ATGGAACAACAATCTGCAACCTTCCAAGTCCCCAATGGAACGCTCACCTTCGATGTCACCGGGAACGGCCCGGTGTTGGTCTGTTTACCTGGCTGGCCATTCAATCGTCAAACCTATCGCAATCTGATTCCGCACCTTTCTAAGCACTACACCTGTATTAATATCGATACACTTGGCTTGGGCGAAAGTACCTGGAACGCCCAAACGGATTTTTCAATCCCCAGCCAGGCTCAAGCCATTGTGCAACTCTTACAGCATTTGAACGTCAAAGCGTTCCGGATTCTGGCCTTTAATTCTGCCGGTGTTATTGCTCGCTATATCGCAGCGGAAAAAACCGATGGGGTTCAGCAATTGCTGCTCATGAACACCGATATTCCCGGCCAACGTCCGCCATGGTTACCCCTGTACCGCTTTTTATTCTCACTTCCAGGCGGCAGACACCTCTTGAATAACCCGATTGCGAAACATTTTGTGCTTCCTTCCCCCCTTATGCTTGGGCTGGCATTTGAAGATTTACAGCAAATTGATCCTGATTTTTACCACCTCATACTCAGACCCATGTTAACCGATTCCCGTTGTTTCAAGGGCTTGGGCCTCTATATGAAAGGTTTCAGTTATGAGCTCATGGACCGATTCACTGTACCCGGTGGCGTGCATGAAAAAATCAAAGCCCCCACACATTTAATCTGGGGAGAGAATGATCCTACGTTTCCGCTGAGCCATGCCCGTTCGATGACCAAGACCCTTCCGGCATTCAAATCACTGGATGTTATTCCGGGCGCACGTCTATTGGTACATGAAGAAAAACCGGAAGCGGTGCTGGAACGATTACAGGCAAGATTGGCCGAAATTCCGCACTCAGATCTGCAAAATTCAACTGACACAGCGGCGGCATAA